From Pan troglodytes isolate AG18354 chromosome 11, NHGRI_mPanTro3-v2.0_pri, whole genome shotgun sequence, the proteins below share one genomic window:
- the CIZ1 gene encoding cip1-interacting zinc finger protein isoform X4, with protein sequence MYIRQLRAPSHRSPARGPRIAGPRRPQGGGLGTGRKSPSMPRGMADPSGRQTDLGLRASPSRCGGRGTEATMFSQQQQQQLQQQQQQLQQLQQQQLQQQQLQQQQLLQLQQLLQQSPPQAPLPMAVSRGLPPQQPQQPLLNLQGTNSASLLNGSMLQRALLLQQLQGLDQFAMPPATYDTAGLTMPTATLGNLRGYGMASPGLAAPSLTAPSLTPPQLATPNLQQFFPQATRQSLLGPPPVGVPMNPSQFNLSGRNPQKQARTSSSTTPNRKDSSSQTMPVEDKSDPPEGSEEAAEPRMDTPEDQDLPPCPEDIAKEKRTPAPEPEPCEASELPAKRLRSSEEPTEKEPPGQLQVKAQPQARMTVPKQTQTPDLLPEALEAQVLPRFQPRVLQVQAQVQSQAQPRIPPTDTQVQPKLQKQAQTQTSPEHLVLQQKQVQPQLQQEAEPQKQVQPQVQPQAHSQGPRQVQLQQEAEPLKQVQPQVQPQAHSQPPRQLQLQLQKQVQTQTYPQVHTQAQPSVQPQEHPPAQVSVQPPEQTHEQPHTQPQVSLLAPEQTPVVVPVCGLEMPPDAVEAGGGMEKTLPEPVGTQVSMEEIQNESACGLDVGECENRAREMPGVWGAGGSLKVTILQSSDSRAFSTVPLTPVPRPSDSVSSTPAATSTPSKQALQFFCYICKASCSSQQEFQDHMSEPQHQQRLGEIQHMSQACLLSLLPVPRDVLETEDEEPPPRRWCNTCQLYYMGDLIQHRRTQDHKIAKQSLRPFCTVCNRYFKTPRKFVEHVKSQGHKDKAKELKSLEKEIAGQDEDHFITVDAVGCFEGDEEEEEDDEDEEEIEVEEELCKQVRSRDISREEWKGSETYSPNTAYGVDFLVPVMGYICRICHKFYHSNSGAQLSHCKSLGHFENLQKYKAAKNPSPTTRPVSRRCAINARNALTALFTSSGRPPSQPNTQDKTPSKVTARPSQPPLPRRSTRLKT encoded by the exons ATGTACATCCGCCAACTGCGCGCCCCCTCCCACCGCAGCCCCGCGCGGGGCCCCAGGATCGCAGGACCGCGGCGGCCGCAGGGAGGTGGGTTGGGAACAGGAAGGAAGTCCCCCTCGATGCCCCGCGGGATGGCTGACCCTTCCGGGCGGCAGACGGACCTTGGTCTCCGAGCCTCCCCTTCGCGATGCGGAGGACGCGGGACAGAGG CCACCATGttcagccagcagcagcagcagcagctccagcaacagcagcagcagctccagcagttacagcagcagcagctccagcAGCAGCAATTGCAGCAGCAGCAGTTACTGCAGCTCCAGCAGCTGCTCCAGCAATCCCCACCACAGGCCCCGTTGCCCATGGCTGTCAGCCG GGGGCTCCCCCCGCAGCAGCCACAGCAGCCGCTTCTGAATCTCCAGGGCAccaactcagcctccctcctCAACGGCTCCATGCTGCAGAGAGCTTTGCTTTTACAGCAGTTGCAAG GACTGGACCAGTTTGCAATGCCACCAGCCACGTATGACACTGCCGGTCTCACCATGCCCACAGCAACACTGG GTAACCTCCGAGGCTACGGCATGGCATCCCCAGGCCTCGCAGCCCCCAGCCTGACAGCCCCCAGCCTCACACCCCCACAACTGGCCACTCCAAATTTGCAACAGTTCTTTCCCCAGGCCACTCGCCAGTCCTTGCTGGGACCTCCTCCTGTTGGGGTCCCCATGAACCCTTCCCAGTTCAACCTTTCAGGACGGAACCCCCAGAAACAGGCCCGGACCTCCTCCTCTACCACCCCCAATCGAAAG GATTCTTCTTCTCAGACAATGCCTGTGGAAGACAAGTCAGACCCCCCAGAGGGGTCTGAGGAAGCCGCAGAGCCCCGGATGGACACACCAGAag ACCAAGATTTACCGCCCTGCCCAGAGGACATCGCCAAGGAAAAACGCACTCCAGCACCTGAGCCTGAGCCTTGTGAGGCGTCCGAGCTGCCAGCAAAGAGATTGAGGAG CTCAGAAGAGCCCACAGAGAAGGAACCTCCAGGGCAGTTACAGGTGAAGGCCCAGCCGCAGGCCCGGATGACAGTACCGAAACAGACACAGACACCAGACCTGCTGCCTGAGGCCCTGGAAGCCCAAGTGCTGCCACGATTCCAGCCACGGGTCCTGCAGGTCCAGGCCCAGGTGCAGTCACAGGCTCAGCCGCGGATACCACCCACAGACACCCAGGTGCAGCCAAAGCTGCAGAAGCAGGCGCAAACACAGACCTCTCCAGAGCACTTAGTGCTGCAACAGAAGCAGGTGCAGCCACAGCTgcagcaggaggcagagccaCAGAAGCAGGTGCAGCCACAGGTACAGCCACAGGCACATTCACAGGGCCCAAGGCAGGTGCAGCTGCAGCAGGAGGCAGAGCCGCTGAAGCAGGTGCAGCCACAGGTGCAGCCCCAGGCACATTCACAGCCCCcaaggcagctgcagctgcagctgcagaagCAGGTCCAGACACAGACATATCCACAGGTCCACACACAGGCACAGCCAAGCGTCCAGCCACAGGAGCATCCTCCAGCGCAGGTGTCAGTACAGCCACCAGAGCAGACCCATGAGCAGCCTCACACCCAGCCACAGGTGTCGTTGTTGGCTCCAGAGCAAACACCAGTTGTGGTTCCTGTCTGCGGGCTGGAGATGCCACCTGATGCAGTAGAAGCTGGTGGAG GCATGGAAAAGACCTTGCCGGAGCCTGTGGGCACCCAAGTCAGCATGGAAGAGATTCAGAATGAGTCGGCCTGTGGCCTAGATGTGGGAGAATGTGAAAACAGAGCGAGAGAGATGCCAGGG GTATGGGGCGCCGGGGGCTCCCTGAAGGTCACCATTCTGCAGAGCAGTGACAGCCGGGCCTTTAGCACTGTACCCCTGACACCTGTCCCCCGCCCCAGTGACTCCGTCTCCTCCACCCCTGCGGCTACCAGCACTCCCTCTAAGCAGGCCCTCCAGTTCTTCTGCTACATCTGCAAGGCCAGCTGCTCCAGCCAGCAG GAGTTCCAGGACCACATGTCGGAGCCTCAGCACCAGCAGCGGCTAGGGGAGATCCAGCACATGAGCCAAGcctgcctcctgtccctgctGCCCGTGCCCCGGGACGTCCTGGAGACAGAGGATGA GGAGCCTCCACCAAGGCGCTGGTGCAACACCTGCCAGCTCTACTACATGGGGGACCTGATCCAACACCGCAGGACACAGGACCACAAG ATTGCCAAACAATCCTTGCGACCCTTCTGCACCGTTTGCAACCGCTACTTCAAAACCCCTCGCAAGTTTGTGGAGCACGTGAAGTCCCAGGGGCATAAGGACAAAGCCAAGGAG CTGAAGTCGCTTGAGAAAGAGATTGCTGGCCAAGATGAGGACCACTTCATTACAGTGGACGCTGTGGGTTGCTTCGAGGgtgatgaagaagaggaagaggatgatgaggatgaagaagaGATCGAGGTTGAGGAGGAACTCTGCAAGCAG GTGAGGTCCAGAGATATATCCAGAGAGGAGTGGAAGGGCTCGGAGACCTACAGCCCCAATACTGCATATG GTGTGGACTTCCTGGTGCCCGTGATGGGCTATATCTGCCGCATCTGCCACAAGTTCTATCACAGCAACTCAGGGGCACAGCTCTCCCACTGCAAGTCCCTGGGCCACTTTGAGAACCTGCAG AAATACAAGGCGGCCAAGAACCCCAGCCCCACCACCCGACCTGTGAGCCGCCGGTGCGCAATCAACGCCCGGAACGCTTTGACAGCCCTGTTCACCTCCAGCGGCCGCCCACCCTCCCAGCCCAACACCCAGGACAAAACACCCAGCAAGGTGACGGCTCGACCCTCCCAGCCCCCACTACCTCGGCGCTCAACCCGCCTCAAAACCTGA
- the CIZ1 gene encoding cip1-interacting zinc finger protein isoform X6 — MYIRQLRAPSHRSPARGPRIAGPRRPQGGGLGTGRKSPSMPRGMADPSGRQTDLGLRASPSRCGGRGTEATMFSQQQQQQLQQQQQQLQQLQQQQLQQQQLQQQQLLQLQQLLQQSPPQAPLPMAVSRGLPPQQPQQPLLNLQGTNSASLLNGSMLQRALLLQQLQGLDQFAMPPATYDTAGLTMPTATLGNLRGYGMASPGLAAPSLTAPSLTPPQLATPNLQQFFPQATRQSLLGPPPVGVPMNPSQFNLSGRNPQKQARTSSSTTPNRKTMPVEDKSDPPEGSEEAAEPRMDTPEDQDLPPCPEDIAKEKRTPAPEPEPCEASELPAKRLRSSEEPTEKEPPGQLQVKAQPQARMTVPKQTQTPDLLPEALEAQVLPRFQPRVLQVQAQVQSQAQPRIPPTDTQVQPKLQKQAQTQTSPEHLVLQQKQVQPQLQQEAEPQKQVQPQVQPQAHSQGPRQVQLQQEAEPLKQVQPQVQPQAHSQPPRQLQLQLQKQVQTQTYPQVHTQAQPSVQPQEHPPAQVSVQPPEQTHEQPHTQPQVSLLAPEQTPVVVPVCGLEMPPDAVEAGGGMEKTLPEPVGTQVSMEEIQNESACGLDVGECENRAREMPGVWGAGGSLKVTILQSSDSRAFSTVPLTPVPRPSDSVSSTPAATSTPSKQALQFFCYICKASCSSQQEFQDHMSEPQHQQRLGEIQHMSQACLLSLLPVPRDVLETEDEEPPPRRWCNTCQLYYMGDLIQHRRTQDHKIAKQSLRPFCTVCNRYFKTPRKFVEHVKSQGHKDKAKELKSLEKEIAGQDEDHFITVDAVGCFEGDEEEEEDDEDEEEIEVEEELCKQVRSRDISREEWKGSETYSPNTAYGVDFLVPVMGYICRICHKFYHSNSGAQLSHCKSLGHFENLQKYKAAKNPSPTTRPVSRRCAINARNALTALFTSSGRPPSQPNTQDKTPSKVTARPSQPPLPRRSTRLKT; from the exons ATGTACATCCGCCAACTGCGCGCCCCCTCCCACCGCAGCCCCGCGCGGGGCCCCAGGATCGCAGGACCGCGGCGGCCGCAGGGAGGTGGGTTGGGAACAGGAAGGAAGTCCCCCTCGATGCCCCGCGGGATGGCTGACCCTTCCGGGCGGCAGACGGACCTTGGTCTCCGAGCCTCCCCTTCGCGATGCGGAGGACGCGGGACAGAGG CCACCATGttcagccagcagcagcagcagcagctccagcaacagcagcagcagctccagcagttacagcagcagcagctccagcAGCAGCAATTGCAGCAGCAGCAGTTACTGCAGCTCCAGCAGCTGCTCCAGCAATCCCCACCACAGGCCCCGTTGCCCATGGCTGTCAGCCG GGGGCTCCCCCCGCAGCAGCCACAGCAGCCGCTTCTGAATCTCCAGGGCAccaactcagcctccctcctCAACGGCTCCATGCTGCAGAGAGCTTTGCTTTTACAGCAGTTGCAAG GACTGGACCAGTTTGCAATGCCACCAGCCACGTATGACACTGCCGGTCTCACCATGCCCACAGCAACACTGG GTAACCTCCGAGGCTACGGCATGGCATCCCCAGGCCTCGCAGCCCCCAGCCTGACAGCCCCCAGCCTCACACCCCCACAACTGGCCACTCCAAATTTGCAACAGTTCTTTCCCCAGGCCACTCGCCAGTCCTTGCTGGGACCTCCTCCTGTTGGGGTCCCCATGAACCCTTCCCAGTTCAACCTTTCAGGACGGAACCCCCAGAAACAGGCCCGGACCTCCTCCTCTACCACCCCCAATCGAAAG ACAATGCCTGTGGAAGACAAGTCAGACCCCCCAGAGGGGTCTGAGGAAGCCGCAGAGCCCCGGATGGACACACCAGAag ACCAAGATTTACCGCCCTGCCCAGAGGACATCGCCAAGGAAAAACGCACTCCAGCACCTGAGCCTGAGCCTTGTGAGGCGTCCGAGCTGCCAGCAAAGAGATTGAGGAG CTCAGAAGAGCCCACAGAGAAGGAACCTCCAGGGCAGTTACAGGTGAAGGCCCAGCCGCAGGCCCGGATGACAGTACCGAAACAGACACAGACACCAGACCTGCTGCCTGAGGCCCTGGAAGCCCAAGTGCTGCCACGATTCCAGCCACGGGTCCTGCAGGTCCAGGCCCAGGTGCAGTCACAGGCTCAGCCGCGGATACCACCCACAGACACCCAGGTGCAGCCAAAGCTGCAGAAGCAGGCGCAAACACAGACCTCTCCAGAGCACTTAGTGCTGCAACAGAAGCAGGTGCAGCCACAGCTgcagcaggaggcagagccaCAGAAGCAGGTGCAGCCACAGGTACAGCCACAGGCACATTCACAGGGCCCAAGGCAGGTGCAGCTGCAGCAGGAGGCAGAGCCGCTGAAGCAGGTGCAGCCACAGGTGCAGCCCCAGGCACATTCACAGCCCCcaaggcagctgcagctgcagctgcagaagCAGGTCCAGACACAGACATATCCACAGGTCCACACACAGGCACAGCCAAGCGTCCAGCCACAGGAGCATCCTCCAGCGCAGGTGTCAGTACAGCCACCAGAGCAGACCCATGAGCAGCCTCACACCCAGCCACAGGTGTCGTTGTTGGCTCCAGAGCAAACACCAGTTGTGGTTCCTGTCTGCGGGCTGGAGATGCCACCTGATGCAGTAGAAGCTGGTGGAG GCATGGAAAAGACCTTGCCGGAGCCTGTGGGCACCCAAGTCAGCATGGAAGAGATTCAGAATGAGTCGGCCTGTGGCCTAGATGTGGGAGAATGTGAAAACAGAGCGAGAGAGATGCCAGGG GTATGGGGCGCCGGGGGCTCCCTGAAGGTCACCATTCTGCAGAGCAGTGACAGCCGGGCCTTTAGCACTGTACCCCTGACACCTGTCCCCCGCCCCAGTGACTCCGTCTCCTCCACCCCTGCGGCTACCAGCACTCCCTCTAAGCAGGCCCTCCAGTTCTTCTGCTACATCTGCAAGGCCAGCTGCTCCAGCCAGCAG GAGTTCCAGGACCACATGTCGGAGCCTCAGCACCAGCAGCGGCTAGGGGAGATCCAGCACATGAGCCAAGcctgcctcctgtccctgctGCCCGTGCCCCGGGACGTCCTGGAGACAGAGGATGA GGAGCCTCCACCAAGGCGCTGGTGCAACACCTGCCAGCTCTACTACATGGGGGACCTGATCCAACACCGCAGGACACAGGACCACAAG ATTGCCAAACAATCCTTGCGACCCTTCTGCACCGTTTGCAACCGCTACTTCAAAACCCCTCGCAAGTTTGTGGAGCACGTGAAGTCCCAGGGGCATAAGGACAAAGCCAAGGAG CTGAAGTCGCTTGAGAAAGAGATTGCTGGCCAAGATGAGGACCACTTCATTACAGTGGACGCTGTGGGTTGCTTCGAGGgtgatgaagaagaggaagaggatgatgaggatgaagaagaGATCGAGGTTGAGGAGGAACTCTGCAAGCAG GTGAGGTCCAGAGATATATCCAGAGAGGAGTGGAAGGGCTCGGAGACCTACAGCCCCAATACTGCATATG GTGTGGACTTCCTGGTGCCCGTGATGGGCTATATCTGCCGCATCTGCCACAAGTTCTATCACAGCAACTCAGGGGCACAGCTCTCCCACTGCAAGTCCCTGGGCCACTTTGAGAACCTGCAG AAATACAAGGCGGCCAAGAACCCCAGCCCCACCACCCGACCTGTGAGCCGCCGGTGCGCAATCAACGCCCGGAACGCTTTGACAGCCCTGTTCACCTCCAGCGGCCGCCCACCCTCCCAGCCCAACACCCAGGACAAAACACCCAGCAAGGTGACGGCTCGACCCTCCCAGCCCCCACTACCTCGGCGCTCAACCCGCCTCAAAACCTGA
- the CIZ1 gene encoding cip1-interacting zinc finger protein isoform X15: MYIRQLRAPSHRSPARGPRIAGPRRPQGATMFSQQQQQQLQQQQQQLQQLQQQQLQQQQLQQQQLLQLQQLLQQSPPQAPLPMAVSRGLPPQQPQQPLLNLQGTNSASLLNGSMLQRALLLQQLQGLDQFAMPPATYDTAGLTMPTATLGNLRGYGMASPGLAAPSLTAPSLTPPQLATPNLQQFFPQATRQSLLGPPPVGVPMNPSQFNLSGRNPQKQARTSSSTTPNRKDSSSQTMPVEDKSDPPEGSEEAAEPRMDTPEDQDLPPCPEDIAKEKRTPAPEPEPCEASELPAKRLRSSEEPTEKEPPGQLQVKAQPQARMTVPKQTQTPDLLPEALEAQVLPRFQPRVLQVQAQVQSQAQPRIPPTDTQVQPKLQKQAQTQTSPEHLVLQQKQVQPQLQQEAEPQKQVQPQVHTQAQPSVQPQEHPPAQVSVQPPEQTHEQPHTQPQVSLLAPEQTPVVVPVCGLEMPPDAVEAGGGMEKTLPEPVGTQVSMEEIQNESACGLDVGECENRAREMPGVWGAGGSLKVTILQSSDSRAFSTVPLTPVPRPSDSVSSTPAATSTPSKQALQFFCYICKASCSSQQEFQDHMSEPQHQQRLGEIQHMSQACLLSLLPVPRDVLETEDEEPPPRRWCNTCQLYYMGDLIQHRRTQDHKIAKQSLRPFCTVCNRYFKTPRKFVEHVKSQGHKDKAKELKSLEKEIAGQDEDHFITVDAVGCFEGDEEEEEDDEDEEEIEVEEELCKQVRSRDISREEWKGSETYSPNTAYGVDFLVPVMGYICRICHKFYHSNSGAQLSHCKSLGHFENLQKYKAAKNPSPTTRPVSRRCAINARNALTALFTSSGRPPSQPNTQDKTPSKVTARPSQPPLPRRSTRLKT, translated from the exons ATGTACATCCGCCAACTGCGCGCCCCCTCCCACCGCAGCCCCGCGCGGGGCCCCAGGATCGCAGGACCGCGGCGGCCGCAGGGAG CCACCATGttcagccagcagcagcagcagcagctccagcaacagcagcagcagctccagcagttacagcagcagcagctccagcAGCAGCAATTGCAGCAGCAGCAGTTACTGCAGCTCCAGCAGCTGCTCCAGCAATCCCCACCACAGGCCCCGTTGCCCATGGCTGTCAGCCG GGGGCTCCCCCCGCAGCAGCCACAGCAGCCGCTTCTGAATCTCCAGGGCAccaactcagcctccctcctCAACGGCTCCATGCTGCAGAGAGCTTTGCTTTTACAGCAGTTGCAAG GACTGGACCAGTTTGCAATGCCACCAGCCACGTATGACACTGCCGGTCTCACCATGCCCACAGCAACACTGG GTAACCTCCGAGGCTACGGCATGGCATCCCCAGGCCTCGCAGCCCCCAGCCTGACAGCCCCCAGCCTCACACCCCCACAACTGGCCACTCCAAATTTGCAACAGTTCTTTCCCCAGGCCACTCGCCAGTCCTTGCTGGGACCTCCTCCTGTTGGGGTCCCCATGAACCCTTCCCAGTTCAACCTTTCAGGACGGAACCCCCAGAAACAGGCCCGGACCTCCTCCTCTACCACCCCCAATCGAAAG GATTCTTCTTCTCAGACAATGCCTGTGGAAGACAAGTCAGACCCCCCAGAGGGGTCTGAGGAAGCCGCAGAGCCCCGGATGGACACACCAGAag ACCAAGATTTACCGCCCTGCCCAGAGGACATCGCCAAGGAAAAACGCACTCCAGCACCTGAGCCTGAGCCTTGTGAGGCGTCCGAGCTGCCAGCAAAGAGATTGAGGAG CTCAGAAGAGCCCACAGAGAAGGAACCTCCAGGGCAGTTACAGGTGAAGGCCCAGCCGCAGGCCCGGATGACAGTACCGAAACAGACACAGACACCAGACCTGCTGCCTGAGGCCCTGGAAGCCCAAGTGCTGCCACGATTCCAGCCACGGGTCCTGCAGGTCCAGGCCCAGGTGCAGTCACAGGCTCAGCCGCGGATACCACCCACAGACACCCAGGTGCAGCCAAAGCTGCAGAAGCAGGCGCAAACACAGACCTCTCCAGAGCACTTAGTGCTGCAACAGAAGCAGGTGCAGCCACAGCTgcagcaggaggcagagccaCAGAAGCAGGTGCAGCCACAG GTCCACACACAGGCACAGCCAAGCGTCCAGCCACAGGAGCATCCTCCAGCGCAGGTGTCAGTACAGCCACCAGAGCAGACCCATGAGCAGCCTCACACCCAGCCACAGGTGTCGTTGTTGGCTCCAGAGCAAACACCAGTTGTGGTTCCTGTCTGCGGGCTGGAGATGCCACCTGATGCAGTAGAAGCTGGTGGAG GCATGGAAAAGACCTTGCCGGAGCCTGTGGGCACCCAAGTCAGCATGGAAGAGATTCAGAATGAGTCGGCCTGTGGCCTAGATGTGGGAGAATGTGAAAACAGAGCGAGAGAGATGCCAGGG GTATGGGGCGCCGGGGGCTCCCTGAAGGTCACCATTCTGCAGAGCAGTGACAGCCGGGCCTTTAGCACTGTACCCCTGACACCTGTCCCCCGCCCCAGTGACTCCGTCTCCTCCACCCCTGCGGCTACCAGCACTCCCTCTAAGCAGGCCCTCCAGTTCTTCTGCTACATCTGCAAGGCCAGCTGCTCCAGCCAGCAG GAGTTCCAGGACCACATGTCGGAGCCTCAGCACCAGCAGCGGCTAGGGGAGATCCAGCACATGAGCCAAGcctgcctcctgtccctgctGCCCGTGCCCCGGGACGTCCTGGAGACAGAGGATGA GGAGCCTCCACCAAGGCGCTGGTGCAACACCTGCCAGCTCTACTACATGGGGGACCTGATCCAACACCGCAGGACACAGGACCACAAG ATTGCCAAACAATCCTTGCGACCCTTCTGCACCGTTTGCAACCGCTACTTCAAAACCCCTCGCAAGTTTGTGGAGCACGTGAAGTCCCAGGGGCATAAGGACAAAGCCAAGGAG CTGAAGTCGCTTGAGAAAGAGATTGCTGGCCAAGATGAGGACCACTTCATTACAGTGGACGCTGTGGGTTGCTTCGAGGgtgatgaagaagaggaagaggatgatgaggatgaagaagaGATCGAGGTTGAGGAGGAACTCTGCAAGCAG GTGAGGTCCAGAGATATATCCAGAGAGGAGTGGAAGGGCTCGGAGACCTACAGCCCCAATACTGCATATG GTGTGGACTTCCTGGTGCCCGTGATGGGCTATATCTGCCGCATCTGCCACAAGTTCTATCACAGCAACTCAGGGGCACAGCTCTCCCACTGCAAGTCCCTGGGCCACTTTGAGAACCTGCAG AAATACAAGGCGGCCAAGAACCCCAGCCCCACCACCCGACCTGTGAGCCGCCGGTGCGCAATCAACGCCCGGAACGCTTTGACAGCCCTGTTCACCTCCAGCGGCCGCCCACCCTCCCAGCCCAACACCCAGGACAAAACACCCAGCAAGGTGACGGCTCGACCCTCCCAGCCCCCACTACCTCGGCGCTCAACCCGCCTCAAAACCTGA